Proteins encoded in a region of the Globicephala melas chromosome 1, mGloMel1.2, whole genome shotgun sequence genome:
- the SRSF10 gene encoding serine/arginine-rich splicing factor 10 isoform X2: MSRYLRPPNTSLFVRNVADDTRSEDLRREFGRYGPIVDVYVPLDFYTRRPRGFAYVQFEDVRDAEDALHNLDRKWICGRQIEIQFAQGDRKTPNQMKAKEGRNVYSSSRYDDYDRYRRSRSRSYERRRSRSRSFDYNYRRSYSPRNRPTGRPRRSRSHSDNDRFKHRNRSFSRSKSNSRSRSKSQPKKEMKAKSRSRSASHTKTRGTSKTDSKTHYKSGSRYEKESRKKEPPRSKSQSRSQSRSRSKSRSRSWTSPKSSGH, translated from the exons ATGTCCCGGTACCTGCGTCCCCCCAACACGTCTCTCTTCGTAAGAAACGTGGCGGACGATACCAG GTCTGAAGATTTACGACGCGAATTCGGtcgttatggtcctatagttgaTGTGTATGTTCCACTTGATTTCTACACTCGCCGTCCAAGAGGATTTGCATATGTTCA ATTTGAGGATGTTCGTGATGCAGAAGATGCTTTACATAATTTGGACAGAAAATGGATTTGTGGACGCCAAATTGAAATACAGTTTGCACAGGGGGATCGAAAGA CTCCAAATCAGATGAAAGCCAAGGAAGGGAGGAATGTGTATAGTTCTTCACGCTATGATGACTATGACAGATATAGACGTTCTAGAAGCCGAAGTTATGAAAGAAGGAGATCAAGAAGTCGTTCCTTTGATTACAACTATAGAAGATCTTATAGCCCTAGAAA TAGACCGACTGGAAGACCACGGCGTAGCAGAAGCCATTCCGACAATGATAG ATTCAAACACCGAAATCGATCTTTTTCAAGATCTAAATCCAATTCAAGATCACGGTCCAAGTCCCAGcccaagaaagaaatgaaggctaAATCACGTTCTAGGTCTGCATCTCACACCAAAACTAGAGGCACCTCTAAAACAGATTCCAAAACACATTATAAGTCTGGCTCAAGATATGAAAAGgaatcaaggaaaaaagaacCACCTAGATCCAAATCTCAGTCAAGATCACAGTCTAGGTCTAGGTCAAAATCTAGATCAAGGTCTTGGACTAGTCCTAAGTCCAGTGGCCACTGA
- the SRSF10 gene encoding serine/arginine-rich splicing factor 10 isoform X4, with amino-acid sequence MSRYLRPPNTSLFVRNVADDTRSEDLRREFGRYGPIVDVYVPLDFYTRRPRGFAYVQFEDVRDAEDALHNLDRKWICGRQIEIQFAQGDRKTPNQMKAKEGRNVYSSSRYDDYDRYRRSRSRSYERRRSRSRSFDYNYRRSYSPRNRPTGRPRRSRSHSDNDRPNCSWNTQYSSAYYTSRKI; translated from the exons ATGTCCCGGTACCTGCGTCCCCCCAACACGTCTCTCTTCGTAAGAAACGTGGCGGACGATACCAG GTCTGAAGATTTACGACGCGAATTCGGtcgttatggtcctatagttgaTGTGTATGTTCCACTTGATTTCTACACTCGCCGTCCAAGAGGATTTGCATATGTTCA ATTTGAGGATGTTCGTGATGCAGAAGATGCTTTACATAATTTGGACAGAAAATGGATTTGTGGACGCCAAATTGAAATACAGTTTGCACAGGGGGATCGAAAGA CTCCAAATCAGATGAAAGCCAAGGAAGGGAGGAATGTGTATAGTTCTTCACGCTATGATGACTATGACAGATATAGACGTTCTAGAAGCCGAAGTTATGAAAGAAGGAGATCAAGAAGTCGTTCCTTTGATTACAACTATAGAAGATCTTATAGCCCTAGAAA TAGACCGACTGGAAGACCACGGCGTAGCAGAAGCCATTCCGACAATGATAG ACCAAACTGCAGCTGGAATACCCAGTACAGTTCTGCTTACTACACTTCAAGAAAGATCTGA
- the SRSF10 gene encoding serine/arginine-rich splicing factor 10 isoform X7, with translation MSRYLRPPNTSLFVRNVADDTRSEDLRREFGRYGPIVDVYVPLDFYTRRPRGFAYVQFEDVRDAEDALHNLDRKWICGRQIEIQFAQGDRKTPNQMKAKEGRNVYSSSRYDDYDRYRRSRSRSYERRRSRSRSFDYNYRRSYSPRNSRPTGRPRRSRSHSDNDRFKHRNRSFSRSKSNSRSRSKSQPKKEMKAKSRSRPNCSWNTQYSSAYYTSRKI, from the exons ATGTCCCGGTACCTGCGTCCCCCCAACACGTCTCTCTTCGTAAGAAACGTGGCGGACGATACCAG GTCTGAAGATTTACGACGCGAATTCGGtcgttatggtcctatagttgaTGTGTATGTTCCACTTGATTTCTACACTCGCCGTCCAAGAGGATTTGCATATGTTCA ATTTGAGGATGTTCGTGATGCAGAAGATGCTTTACATAATTTGGACAGAAAATGGATTTGTGGACGCCAAATTGAAATACAGTTTGCACAGGGGGATCGAAAGA CTCCAAATCAGATGAAAGCCAAGGAAGGGAGGAATGTGTATAGTTCTTCACGCTATGATGACTATGACAGATATAGACGTTCTAGAAGCCGAAGTTATGAAAGAAGGAGATCAAGAAGTCGTTCCTTTGATTACAACTATAGAAGATCTTATAGCCCTAGAAA CAGTAGACCGACTGGAAGACCACGGCGTAGCAGAAGCCATTCCGACAATGATAG ATTCAAACACCGAAATCGATCTTTTTCAAGATCTAAATCCAATTCAAGATCACGGTCCAAGTCCCAGcccaagaaagaaatgaaggctaAATCACGTTCTAG ACCAAACTGCAGCTGGAATACCCAGTACAGTTCTGCTTACTACACTTCAAGAAAGATCTGA
- the SRSF10 gene encoding serine/arginine-rich splicing factor 10 isoform X6, with protein sequence MSRYLRPPNTSLFVRNVADDTRSEDLRREFGRYGPIVDVYVPLDFYTRRPRGFAYVQFEDVRDAEDALHNLDRKWICGRQIEIQFAQGDRKTPNQMKAKEGRNVYSSSRYDDYDRYRRSRSRSYERRRSRSRSFDYNYRRSYSPRKPNCSWNTQYSSAYYTSRKI encoded by the exons ATGTCCCGGTACCTGCGTCCCCCCAACACGTCTCTCTTCGTAAGAAACGTGGCGGACGATACCAG GTCTGAAGATTTACGACGCGAATTCGGtcgttatggtcctatagttgaTGTGTATGTTCCACTTGATTTCTACACTCGCCGTCCAAGAGGATTTGCATATGTTCA ATTTGAGGATGTTCGTGATGCAGAAGATGCTTTACATAATTTGGACAGAAAATGGATTTGTGGACGCCAAATTGAAATACAGTTTGCACAGGGGGATCGAAAGA CTCCAAATCAGATGAAAGCCAAGGAAGGGAGGAATGTGTATAGTTCTTCACGCTATGATGACTATGACAGATATAGACGTTCTAGAAGCCGAAGTTATGAAAGAAGGAGATCAAGAAGTCGTTCCTTTGATTACAACTATAGAAGATCTTATAGCCCTAGAAA ACCAAACTGCAGCTGGAATACCCAGTACAGTTCTGCTTACTACACTTCAAGAAAGATCTGA
- the SRSF10 gene encoding serine/arginine-rich splicing factor 10 isoform X1, producing MSRYLRPPNTSLFVRNVADDTRSEDLRREFGRYGPIVDVYVPLDFYTRRPRGFAYVQFEDVRDAEDALHNLDRKWICGRQIEIQFAQGDRKTPNQMKAKEGRNVYSSSRYDDYDRYRRSRSRSYERRRSRSRSFDYNYRRSYSPRNSRPTGRPRRSRSHSDNDRFKHRNRSFSRSKSNSRSRSKSQPKKEMKAKSRSRSASHTKTRGTSKTDSKTHYKSGSRYEKESRKKEPPRSKSQSRSQSRSRSKSRSRSWTSPKSSGH from the exons ATGTCCCGGTACCTGCGTCCCCCCAACACGTCTCTCTTCGTAAGAAACGTGGCGGACGATACCAG GTCTGAAGATTTACGACGCGAATTCGGtcgttatggtcctatagttgaTGTGTATGTTCCACTTGATTTCTACACTCGCCGTCCAAGAGGATTTGCATATGTTCA ATTTGAGGATGTTCGTGATGCAGAAGATGCTTTACATAATTTGGACAGAAAATGGATTTGTGGACGCCAAATTGAAATACAGTTTGCACAGGGGGATCGAAAGA CTCCAAATCAGATGAAAGCCAAGGAAGGGAGGAATGTGTATAGTTCTTCACGCTATGATGACTATGACAGATATAGACGTTCTAGAAGCCGAAGTTATGAAAGAAGGAGATCAAGAAGTCGTTCCTTTGATTACAACTATAGAAGATCTTATAGCCCTAGAAA CAGTAGACCGACTGGAAGACCACGGCGTAGCAGAAGCCATTCCGACAATGATAG ATTCAAACACCGAAATCGATCTTTTTCAAGATCTAAATCCAATTCAAGATCACGGTCCAAGTCCCAGcccaagaaagaaatgaaggctaAATCACGTTCTAGGTCTGCATCTCACACCAAAACTAGAGGCACCTCTAAAACAGATTCCAAAACACATTATAAGTCTGGCTCAAGATATGAAAAGgaatcaaggaaaaaagaacCACCTAGATCCAAATCTCAGTCAAGATCACAGTCTAGGTCTAGGTCAAAATCTAGATCAAGGTCTTGGACTAGTCCTAAGTCCAGTGGCCACTGA
- the SRSF10 gene encoding serine/arginine-rich splicing factor 10 isoform X3, with the protein MSRYLRPPNTSLFVRNVADDTRSEDLRREFGRYGPIVDVYVPLDFYTRRPRGFAYVQFEDVRDAEDALHNLDRKWICGRQIEIQFAQGDRKTPNQMKAKEGRNVYSSSRYDDYDRYRRSRSRSYERRRSRSRSFDYNYRRSYSPRNSRPTGRPRRSRSHSDNDRPNCSWNTQYSSAYYTSRKI; encoded by the exons ATGTCCCGGTACCTGCGTCCCCCCAACACGTCTCTCTTCGTAAGAAACGTGGCGGACGATACCAG GTCTGAAGATTTACGACGCGAATTCGGtcgttatggtcctatagttgaTGTGTATGTTCCACTTGATTTCTACACTCGCCGTCCAAGAGGATTTGCATATGTTCA ATTTGAGGATGTTCGTGATGCAGAAGATGCTTTACATAATTTGGACAGAAAATGGATTTGTGGACGCCAAATTGAAATACAGTTTGCACAGGGGGATCGAAAGA CTCCAAATCAGATGAAAGCCAAGGAAGGGAGGAATGTGTATAGTTCTTCACGCTATGATGACTATGACAGATATAGACGTTCTAGAAGCCGAAGTTATGAAAGAAGGAGATCAAGAAGTCGTTCCTTTGATTACAACTATAGAAGATCTTATAGCCCTAGAAA CAGTAGACCGACTGGAAGACCACGGCGTAGCAGAAGCCATTCCGACAATGATAG ACCAAACTGCAGCTGGAATACCCAGTACAGTTCTGCTTACTACACTTCAAGAAAGATCTGA
- the SRSF10 gene encoding serine/arginine-rich splicing factor 10 isoform X5, whose product MKAKEGRNVYSSSRYDDYDRYRRSRSRSYERRRSRSRSFDYNYRRSYSPRNSRPTGRPRRSRSHSDNDRFKHRNRSFSRSKSNSRSRSKSQPKKEMKAKSRSRSASHTKTRGTSKTDSKTHYKSGSRYEKESRKKEPPRSKSQSRSQSRSRSKSRSRSWTSPKSSGH is encoded by the exons ATGAAAGCCAAGGAAGGGAGGAATGTGTATAGTTCTTCACGCTATGATGACTATGACAGATATAGACGTTCTAGAAGCCGAAGTTATGAAAGAAGGAGATCAAGAAGTCGTTCCTTTGATTACAACTATAGAAGATCTTATAGCCCTAGAAA CAGTAGACCGACTGGAAGACCACGGCGTAGCAGAAGCCATTCCGACAATGATAG ATTCAAACACCGAAATCGATCTTTTTCAAGATCTAAATCCAATTCAAGATCACGGTCCAAGTCCCAGcccaagaaagaaatgaaggctaAATCACGTTCTAGGTCTGCATCTCACACCAAAACTAGAGGCACCTCTAAAACAGATTCCAAAACACATTATAAGTCTGGCTCAAGATATGAAAAGgaatcaaggaaaaaagaacCACCTAGATCCAAATCTCAGTCAAGATCACAGTCTAGGTCTAGGTCAAAATCTAGATCAAGGTCTTGGACTAGTCCTAAGTCCAGTGGCCACTGA
- the PNRC2 gene encoding proline-rich nuclear receptor coactivator 2 — translation MGGGERYNIPAPQSRNVSKNQQQLSRQKTKDQNSQMKIVHKKKERGHTYNSSAAAWQAMQSGGKNKNFPNNQNWNSSLSSPTLLFKSQTNQNYAGAKFSEPPSPSVLPKPPSHWVPVSFNPSDKEIMTFQLKTLLKVQV, via the coding sequence ATGGGTGGTGGAGAGAGGTATAACATTCCAGCCCCTCAGTCTAGAAATGTTAGTAAGAACCAACAACAGCTTAGTAGACAGAAGACCAAGGATCAGAATTCCCAGATGAAGATTGTtcataagaaaaaggaaagaggacatACTTATAATTCATCAGCAGCTGCATGGCAGGCCATGCAAAGTGGGGGGAAGaacaaaaattttccaaataatcAAAACTGGAACTCTAGCTTATCAAGTCCCACCTTACTTTTTAAGTCTCAGACTAATCAGAACTATGCTGGAGCCAAATTTAGTGAGCCGCCATCACCAAGTGTTCTTCCTAAACCACCAAGCCACTGGGTTCCTGTTTCCTTTAATCCTTCTGAtaaagaaataatgacatttcAACTTAAAACATTACTTAAAGTACAGGtgtaa